One part of the Luteibacter yeojuensis genome encodes these proteins:
- a CDS encoding rhomboid family intramembrane serine protease, translating to MPTNLPPVTRNLLIANILVFALQYFLRDQDTLALTRWFALWPYGHDVAVDLGGGDVAGIGFRIWQVVTYGFMHGNIMHILLNMYALYMFGGLIERVMGAKRFTIYYFTCLVAAAVAQLVVVYLFESERMYPTVGASGAVFGLLGAFAMLFPREKLILIPIPIGLPAWLFVTLYGAAELIFGVTGTLSGIAHFAHLGGLVAGLCLLWAWGVRPPSYR from the coding sequence ATGCCGACGAACCTGCCGCCGGTCACCCGGAACCTCCTGATCGCGAACATCCTCGTGTTCGCTCTGCAATACTTCCTGCGCGACCAGGACACGCTGGCGCTGACGCGCTGGTTCGCCTTGTGGCCGTACGGCCACGATGTCGCCGTGGACCTTGGTGGCGGCGATGTCGCGGGCATCGGCTTCCGGATCTGGCAGGTCGTCACCTACGGCTTCATGCATGGCAACATCATGCACATCCTGCTCAACATGTACGCGCTGTACATGTTCGGCGGGCTGATCGAGCGCGTGATGGGCGCGAAGCGCTTCACGATCTACTACTTCACCTGTCTCGTGGCGGCGGCGGTCGCGCAGCTCGTCGTCGTCTACCTCTTCGAGTCGGAGCGCATGTATCCGACGGTCGGCGCGTCCGGTGCCGTGTTCGGCCTGCTCGGCGCTTTCGCGATGCTGTTCCCGCGCGAGAAGCTGATCCTGATTCCGATCCCCATCGGCCTTCCCGCGTGGCTGTTCGTCACGCTCTACGGTGCTGCCGAGCTCATCTTCGGCGTCACCGGTACGCTGTCCGGCATTGCGCACTTCGCCCACCTGGGTGGCCTCGTGGCAGGGCTTTGCCTGCTCTGGGCGTGGGGCGTGAGGCCACCAAGCTACCGCTGA
- a CDS encoding DUF4879 domain-containing protein — MKTLSIAAAAIAATLLCDFAQANNLSSVYVYSVDSTQGGTETLSPWASSTSRNHGGARMHITTEEIGYGNNAQARLLGFNLREIQTQPLCNVRGYARPCNGRGTIVGYRRTWDASGRDGGNFDYMVIPNGVGGVRRVNLQVK, encoded by the coding sequence ATGAAAACCCTCAGCATCGCGGCAGCCGCAATAGCGGCGACCCTACTTTGTGATTTCGCGCAAGCCAACAATCTCTCCAGTGTTTATGTCTATTCCGTAGACTCTACCCAGGGCGGTACGGAAACGCTGTCTCCCTGGGCCTCGTCCACGTCCCGGAATCATGGCGGTGCAAGGATGCATATCACGACCGAGGAAATCGGTTACGGGAACAACGCTCAAGCCCGGCTACTCGGCTTCAATCTTCGCGAGATCCAGACACAGCCTCTCTGCAACGTTCGCGGCTATGCAAGGCCGTGCAACGGTCGCGGGACGATCGTCGGCTATCGCCGCACATGGGACGCGAGCGGCCGTGACGGCGGTAACTTCGACTACATGGTGATCCCCAATGGGGTCGGTGGCGTGCGGCGAGTAAACCTTCAGGTGAAATAG
- a CDS encoding Fe2+-dependent dioxygenase, with product MLMHVPEVLSKEQVAGMRASMESAEWTDGRQTVGPQGALVKRNLQLPEGSALRRELGALVVAALGRHPLYHAAVLPLRTLSPRFNRYEGGGEYGFHIDGAVMATADADTHVRSDVSCTLFLSEPEEYDGGELIVSDTYGEHEVKLPAGDAIVYPSSSLHRVAAVTRGARIASFFWVQSMVRDDGARRLLLEMDTAIRTLSADGADQASILQLTGVYHNLLRRWAET from the coding sequence ATGCTGATGCACGTACCGGAAGTCCTGAGCAAGGAACAGGTCGCCGGGATGCGCGCGTCGATGGAAAGCGCCGAATGGACCGACGGGCGGCAGACCGTCGGTCCGCAAGGCGCGCTGGTGAAACGCAACCTGCAGCTGCCCGAGGGGTCGGCGCTGCGCCGCGAACTGGGTGCGCTCGTCGTCGCGGCGCTGGGCCGCCACCCGCTCTACCATGCGGCGGTCTTGCCGCTGCGCACGCTGTCGCCGCGTTTCAACCGTTACGAAGGTGGCGGCGAGTACGGCTTCCATATCGACGGCGCCGTCATGGCCACCGCCGATGCCGACACGCACGTCCGCAGCGACGTTTCCTGCACGCTGTTCCTCAGCGAGCCGGAGGAATACGATGGCGGCGAGCTGATCGTGAGCGATACCTATGGCGAGCATGAGGTGAAGCTGCCCGCCGGCGACGCCATCGTCTATCCCTCGTCCAGCCTGCACCGCGTCGCCGCCGTCACCCGCGGCGCGCGCATCGCGTCGTTCTTCTGGGTGCAGAGCATGGTCCGCGACGATGGCGCGCGCCGCCTGCTGCTGGAAATGGACACGGCCATCCGCACGTTGTCGGCGGATGGCGCGGACCAGGCTTCGATCCTGCAGCTGACCGGCGTGTATCACAACCTGCTTCGACGCTGGGCTGAGACCTGA
- a CDS encoding catecholate siderophore receptor Fiu: MAFITSRKHGAPAARTVGTAVLLALAHGATAAEVPVDVPAPPQQAKVNDAQALPGMKVEADRSSDYRVDKVSSPKFTQSLLDTTQTIQVIGKQLIQQQGATTLTEALRNSPGVGTFFVGENGSTNTGDSIYMRGFDTSGSIFVDGVRDLGTVSRDVFNIEQVEVTKGPDGTEYGRTAPTGAVNLVTKQPVLGNGVSGSVQFGSGQRRRATADWNQSMGNDAAFRLNVMGQESGVYGRDQVETNRWGIAPSLAFGLGTPTRVYLDYLHIKQNNVPDGGVPTIGLPGYTSPDSRTFLDHARKVDQDNFYGTSQDHDHVTQDMFTVIVEHDVSDTLTLHNTSRWGRTTQDYLLTSFLGSAANLRTPDPADPFAWTIARSNPTFKHQSNRIATNQTNLTASIGSGAVTQDISTGIELTQERARTIGLGALGGSTWPAANLYRPYSNVGGLHYGETGATSQGKTTTAAAYFFDTVKFGEHWKVNAGVRVDHYKTEFDSLVVCGGRSGPACGTLPAGSVLPGVDAKKSDNLVNYKVGVLYKPAANGSIYANVAQSQEPPGGNTLTLSSSANSADNPRFDPQKARTAEVGTKWDLLGEKLLLTAALYRTTVTNELVQDPTDLLYYQVGKKRVQGVEISALGKLTDDWAVSAGFTTMDATVEKGAGVTANGSDDLAYTPKRAFTAWTTYHLPFDLTIGGGARYSGELQRGTDGAVGTPAYTKAYWVFDAMASYPINRHVDVQLNVYNLFGKTYVAAINKSGYRYTPGTPRSAMLTANVRF; the protein is encoded by the coding sequence ATGGCCTTCATCACGAGCCGGAAGCACGGCGCTCCCGCCGCGCGCACCGTCGGCACCGCCGTTCTTCTCGCCCTCGCCCACGGTGCCACCGCTGCGGAGGTTCCCGTCGACGTCCCCGCGCCCCCGCAGCAGGCCAAGGTCAACGACGCGCAGGCATTGCCCGGCATGAAGGTCGAGGCCGACCGCTCCAGCGACTACCGCGTCGACAAGGTTTCCTCGCCGAAATTCACCCAGTCGCTGCTCGACACGACGCAGACCATCCAGGTCATCGGCAAGCAGCTGATCCAGCAGCAGGGCGCCACCACGCTGACGGAAGCGCTACGGAACAGCCCCGGCGTGGGCACCTTCTTCGTCGGCGAAAACGGTTCGACGAACACCGGCGATTCCATCTATATGCGCGGCTTCGACACGTCCGGCAGCATCTTCGTGGACGGCGTGCGCGACCTGGGCACCGTCTCGCGCGATGTCTTCAACATCGAACAGGTGGAAGTCACCAAGGGCCCGGACGGCACCGAATACGGGCGCACCGCGCCGACCGGCGCCGTGAACCTCGTGACCAAACAGCCCGTGCTCGGGAATGGCGTTTCCGGCTCCGTGCAGTTCGGCAGCGGGCAGCGCCGCCGCGCCACGGCCGACTGGAACCAGTCGATGGGCAACGATGCCGCCTTCCGTCTCAACGTGATGGGCCAGGAAAGCGGCGTCTACGGCCGCGACCAGGTGGAAACCAACCGCTGGGGCATCGCGCCGTCGCTCGCCTTCGGTCTGGGCACGCCTACCCGCGTCTACCTCGATTACCTGCACATCAAGCAGAACAACGTGCCCGACGGCGGCGTGCCGACCATCGGCCTGCCCGGCTACACCAGCCCGGATTCGCGTACGTTCCTCGACCATGCCCGCAAGGTCGACCAGGACAACTTCTACGGCACGAGCCAGGACCACGACCATGTCACCCAGGACATGTTCACGGTGATCGTGGAGCACGATGTCAGCGACACGCTCACGCTGCACAACACCTCGCGCTGGGGTCGCACCACGCAGGACTACCTGCTCACCTCGTTCCTGGGCTCGGCGGCCAACCTGCGGACGCCGGATCCGGCCGATCCGTTCGCCTGGACGATCGCGCGCAGCAATCCCACGTTCAAGCACCAGTCCAACCGCATCGCCACCAACCAGACCAACCTGACCGCCTCGATCGGCAGCGGCGCCGTGACGCAGGACATCAGCACCGGTATCGAACTGACCCAGGAGCGCGCGCGCACGATCGGCCTGGGGGCGCTCGGCGGCAGCACCTGGCCTGCCGCCAACCTTTATCGTCCGTATTCGAACGTCGGCGGCTTGCACTACGGCGAAACCGGCGCGACCAGCCAGGGGAAGACGACCACCGCGGCGGCCTACTTCTTCGACACCGTGAAATTCGGCGAGCACTGGAAGGTGAACGCGGGGGTGCGTGTCGACCACTACAAGACCGAATTCGACAGCCTGGTCGTCTGCGGCGGCCGCAGCGGTCCGGCCTGCGGCACCCTTCCCGCGGGCAGCGTGCTGCCCGGTGTGGATGCGAAGAAGAGCGACAACCTGGTCAACTACAAGGTCGGCGTGCTCTACAAGCCCGCCGCCAACGGCAGCATCTATGCCAACGTCGCGCAGTCGCAGGAGCCGCCGGGCGGCAATACGCTCACGCTCTCATCGTCGGCCAACAGCGCGGACAACCCCCGTTTCGATCCGCAGAAGGCGCGCACCGCCGAGGTCGGCACGAAGTGGGACCTGCTCGGCGAAAAGCTGCTGCTCACGGCGGCGCTCTACCGCACCACGGTGACCAACGAGCTGGTGCAGGACCCGACCGACCTCCTTTACTACCAGGTCGGCAAGAAGCGCGTGCAGGGCGTGGAGATATCCGCGCTGGGCAAGCTCACCGACGACTGGGCGGTGAGCGCCGGCTTCACCACGATGGATGCCACCGTCGAGAAGGGCGCCGGCGTCACCGCGAACGGCTCCGACGACCTCGCCTACACGCCGAAGCGCGCGTTCACGGCGTGGACCACCTATCACCTGCCGTTCGACCTCACGATCGGCGGCGGTGCCCGTTACTCGGGCGAGTTGCAGCGGGGCACGGATGGCGCGGTGGGCACGCCCGCCTATACGAAGGCCTACTGGGTGTTCGATGCGATGGCCAGCTACCCGATCAACCGCCACGTCGACGTCCAGCTGAACGTCTACAACCTGTTCGGCAAGACCTACGTCGCGGCGATCAACAAGAGCGGTTACCGCTACACTCCGGGCACGCCCCGCTCGGCCATGCTGACCGCCAACGTCCGCTTCTGA
- the rapA gene encoding RNA polymerase-associated protein RapA, translating into MFQPGQRWISTAEPELGLGTILRVEGRSVQVLFAKSGVLRPYATDSAPLIRAEFRAGQRVSGKGIAFLVERIEEREGLFVYRGEGRELEEGQLDDEQALSQADDRLIGGRTDPNDRFDLRLEALSRRADARRSAAWGLESARIGLVPHQLRVAGIASARRPPRVLLADEVGLGKTIEAGMILARQLATGRAGRVLVLLPETLVYQWFVELLRRFNLSFAIFDEERCEAIEQANDGRNPFEDEQLVIADFAFLESSPKRAGQLAEAGWDLIVVDEAHHLEWTPEGASPRYRLVEELASATPGVILLTATPEQLGRAGHFARLRLLDPQRYADLDAYLAESAGYTALSDVASTLAAGKPLNAAQREMLGGRFKGDRELAALLARDDAGDELLAALIDRHGTGRAMFRNRRAGIGGFPRRMPEILAIDPATLDPGRREALLAEFRSDIQQPPAALEFDYTNDPRLAALIGLLDAHPNDKFLLLCRSQAKVMAIEDALRTKSGVGVARFHEGLGIVQRDRNAAFFAQPDGARLLLCSEIGSEGRNFQFAHRLVMWDLPLDPDLLEQRIGRLDRIGQKHDIVVHVPVLEQSAQHVLARWYDEGLDAFRTSPADGRELLRRFGSLLAGLADEHAREDDDRDQELDALIAETRGAHEELSALIHAGRDHLLELAASRDPHAGDLAGSFAAEDDDPVRDLFVQRLFETYGVHAEELARGIVLLDPQYLSTDGLPGFADGPVSVTFSRDIALAREDLPLLRLDHPMVAAAMDLLVSGEDGNAAFLVDDALPVRTALLQAVFVLEIVADRTLDAGRFLPATPLLLTVDTKLGERPQFRPSDVALRRAADRNIEVPRYRKFLSKLVPPMLDRAQDLAAARADVLKAEAMDAARRELDAEHARLVALHSVNPSITDEEVDAIAAERDALLAAIPEARVRLDAVRFVVSPDFLALR; encoded by the coding sequence ATGTTCCAACCCGGTCAACGCTGGATCTCCACTGCCGAGCCTGAGCTCGGCCTCGGCACCATTCTTCGCGTGGAAGGACGCAGCGTGCAGGTGCTGTTCGCCAAGTCCGGCGTCCTTCGTCCCTATGCCACCGACAGCGCGCCGCTGATCCGCGCCGAATTCCGTGCCGGCCAGCGCGTATCCGGCAAGGGCATCGCTTTCCTGGTCGAGCGCATCGAGGAACGCGAGGGCCTCTTCGTTTACCGCGGCGAAGGCCGCGAACTCGAGGAGGGCCAGCTCGACGACGAACAGGCACTGTCGCAGGCCGACGACCGCCTCATCGGCGGCCGCACCGACCCGAACGACCGCTTCGACCTGCGCCTGGAAGCCCTGAGCCGCCGCGCCGATGCGCGCCGCTCGGCCGCCTGGGGCCTGGAATCCGCGCGGATCGGACTCGTGCCGCACCAGCTGCGTGTGGCGGGCATCGCCTCGGCGCGCCGCCCGCCCCGCGTGCTGCTGGCCGACGAGGTGGGCCTGGGCAAGACCATCGAGGCGGGCATGATCCTCGCCCGCCAGCTGGCCACGGGTCGCGCGGGGCGCGTGCTCGTGCTGTTGCCGGAGACCCTCGTCTACCAGTGGTTCGTGGAACTGCTGCGCCGCTTCAACCTGTCCTTTGCCATCTTCGACGAAGAGCGCTGCGAGGCCATCGAGCAGGCCAACGACGGGCGCAATCCGTTCGAGGACGAACAGCTCGTCATCGCCGATTTCGCCTTCCTGGAATCGTCGCCGAAGCGCGCGGGCCAGCTGGCCGAGGCCGGCTGGGACCTGATCGTGGTCGACGAGGCCCATCATCTGGAATGGACGCCCGAAGGCGCCAGCCCGCGCTACCGCCTGGTCGAGGAACTGGCCTCGGCCACGCCGGGCGTGATCCTGCTCACCGCCACGCCGGAACAGCTAGGCCGCGCCGGGCACTTCGCCCGCCTGCGCCTGCTCGATCCGCAGCGTTATGCCGATCTGGACGCCTACCTCGCCGAATCGGCGGGCTATACCGCGCTCTCCGACGTCGCGAGCACGCTCGCCGCCGGCAAGCCACTGAATGCGGCACAGCGCGAGATGCTCGGCGGACGCTTCAAGGGCGACCGCGAACTCGCGGCCCTGCTCGCGCGCGACGACGCCGGTGACGAACTGCTCGCCGCGCTGATCGACCGCCACGGCACCGGCCGGGCCATGTTCCGCAACCGCCGCGCCGGCATTGGCGGATTCCCGCGGCGCATGCCCGAGATCCTCGCCATCGATCCGGCGACCCTCGACCCGGGCCGGCGCGAGGCGCTGCTCGCCGAATTCCGTTCGGACATCCAGCAGCCGCCGGCGGCGCTCGAATTCGACTACACGAACGATCCGCGCCTCGCCGCACTCATCGGCCTGCTCGACGCCCATCCGAACGACAAGTTCCTTCTGCTCTGCCGTAGCCAGGCCAAGGTGATGGCCATCGAGGACGCGCTGCGCACGAAGAGCGGCGTCGGCGTGGCGCGCTTCCATGAAGGCCTCGGCATCGTCCAGCGCGACCGCAACGCGGCCTTCTTTGCCCAGCCCGACGGTGCCCGTCTCCTGCTCTGCTCCGAGATCGGCTCGGAAGGACGCAACTTCCAGTTCGCCCATCGCCTGGTGATGTGGGATCTGCCGCTGGACCCGGACCTGCTGGAACAGCGCATCGGCCGCCTCGACCGCATCGGCCAGAAGCACGACATCGTCGTCCATGTGCCCGTGCTCGAACAGAGCGCGCAGCACGTGCTGGCCCGCTGGTACGACGAGGGCCTGGATGCGTTCCGTACCAGCCCCGCCGACGGGCGCGAGCTCCTGCGCCGCTTCGGCAGCCTGCTTGCCGGCCTCGCCGACGAACACGCGCGCGAGGACGACGACCGCGACCAGGAACTGGACGCCCTCATCGCGGAAACGCGCGGCGCGCATGAGGAGCTCTCCGCGCTGATCCACGCCGGTCGCGACCACCTGCTCGAACTCGCCGCCAGCCGCGATCCGCATGCGGGCGACCTCGCCGGCAGCTTCGCCGCCGAAGACGACGACCCGGTGCGCGACCTCTTCGTGCAGCGACTGTTCGAAACCTATGGCGTGCATGCGGAGGAACTCGCGCGCGGCATCGTGTTGCTCGATCCGCAATACCTGTCCACGGACGGCCTGCCCGGCTTCGCCGATGGCCCGGTCTCGGTGACGTTTTCCCGCGACATCGCGCTGGCCCGCGAAGACCTTCCCCTGCTCCGTCTCGACCACCCGATGGTGGCCGCGGCGATGGACCTCCTCGTCTCCGGCGAAGACGGCAACGCGGCGTTCCTCGTCGACGATGCCCTTCCCGTCCGCACGGCGCTCTTGCAGGCCGTATTCGTGCTCGAGATCGTCGCCGACCGCACGCTCGACGCGGGCCGCTTCCTTCCCGCCACGCCGCTGCTGCTCACGGTGGATACGAAGCTGGGCGAGCGCCCCCAGTTCCGCCCGAGCGATGTCGCGTTGCGCCGCGCCGCCGACCGCAACATCGAAGTGCCGCGTTATCGCAAGTTCCTGTCAAAGCTGGTGCCGCCGATGCTGGACCGCGCACAGGATCTCGCCGCGGCGCGCGCCGACGTGCTCAAGGCCGAGGCCATGGACGCCGCGCGCCGCGAGCTGGATGCGGAACATGCGCGCCTGGTCGCGCTGCACTCGGTGAATCCCTCGATCACCGACGAGGAGGTGGACGCCATCGCCGCCGAGCGCGACGCCCTGCTCGCCGCCATCCCGGAAGCGCGCGTGCGCCTGGATGCCGTGCGCTTCGTGGTGAGCCCGGATTTCCTGGCGCTGCGCTAG
- a CDS encoding OmpA family protein produces the protein MKRKGLFLLIGLALGGVGAVHAQESADTAGNGYDGRWYIAPTVGGYYNDTDRNTNSRQVYYGLGFGKFISNNASIDIFADRTKRDNDGTGHWSNNSYGVAARFYAGAWDSWRPYLLAGVMGSYHHNPSDNGWSPAAQLGVGVSKTITDSSDIRVEAGYRYDWDDKTNDSENGYGDWFLGFSIVSRFGEPPAAPAPAAAPAPAAPDCSTLDTDGDGVNDCDDKCPATPAGTIVGPDGCPQKVVIDLRGVNFKFDRPKKGETNIGPTLQEPTSESLGVLDQAVDTLQRYPQVKVTVAGYTDSVGKDAYNQGLSERRAKIVYDYLTSHGIGADRLEGPIGHGENNPIDTNDTAEGRARNRRTELQVQQ, from the coding sequence ATGAAACGTAAGGGCTTGTTTTTGCTGATCGGGTTGGCCCTGGGCGGCGTGGGTGCCGTTCACGCGCAGGAGTCCGCCGACACGGCGGGTAACGGCTATGACGGCCGCTGGTACATCGCCCCCACCGTCGGCGGCTACTACAACGACACCGACCGCAACACCAACAGCCGCCAGGTCTACTACGGCCTGGGCTTCGGCAAGTTCATCTCCAACAACGCGTCGATCGACATCTTCGCCGACCGCACCAAGCGCGACAACGATGGCACTGGCCACTGGTCGAACAACAGCTACGGCGTTGCCGCCCGCTTCTACGCCGGTGCGTGGGACAGCTGGCGTCCGTACCTGCTCGCCGGCGTGATGGGTTCGTACCATCACAACCCGTCGGACAACGGCTGGTCCCCGGCCGCTCAGCTCGGCGTCGGCGTGTCGAAGACCATCACCGACAGCTCCGACATCCGTGTCGAAGCCGGCTACCGTTACGACTGGGACGACAAGACCAACGATAGCGAGAACGGCTACGGCGACTGGTTCCTCGGCTTCTCGATCGTTTCGCGCTTCGGCGAGCCGCCGGCTGCTCCGGCTCCGGCCGCTGCTCCGGCCCCGGCCGCTCCGGACTGCTCGACGCTCGATACCGACGGCGACGGCGTGAACGATTGCGACGACAAGTGCCCGGCCACCCCGGCTGGCACGATCGTCGGCCCGGATGGTTGCCCGCAGAAGGTCGTCATCGACCTGCGCGGCGTCAACTTCAAGTTCGACCGTCCGAAGAAGGGCGAGACGAACATCGGCCCGACCCTGCAGGAGCCGACCAGCGAATCGCTGGGCGTCCTCGACCAGGCTGTCGACACCCTGCAGCGTTACCCGCAGGTCAAGGTCACGGTTGCCGGTTACACGGATAGCGTCGGTAAGGACGCCTACAACCAGGGCCTGTCCGAGCGTCGTGCGAAGATCGTGTACGACTACCTGACCTCGCACGGCATTGGCGCGGATCGTCTGGAAGGCCCCATCGGCCACGGCGAGAACAACCCGATCGACACGAACGACACGGCCGAAGGCCGCGCTCGCAACCGTCGCACGGAACTGCAGGTCCAGCAGTAA